Within Candidatus Hydrogenedentota bacterium, the genomic segment TCGCTGCACGCGATGCCCGTTTCCTCGCCGCGCACCGCGGCGGCCAGACCCGCGCTCACGTCCTTGATGTGGCAATGCGAGATGTAGGGCCGCAGCGTCTTCATGTATTCGAGCGGGTCGTGCCCGGCGATGAATGAGTTGCCGGTGTCGAAATTGCAGCGCAGCCACTCGGAATCGAAATGCTTGAACAACTTGAGCATGAACTCGGGGTCGTTCGTGTACGGCCCGTGCGGCTCGACGTTGATCACGATCTTGTAGTCTTCGGCCCAGGACAGGACCTGACGGTAGTTGTCGCACGTGATGCGGAACACTTCGTCGCGGGTGAATCCTTCGATCTCGAAGGCGCCGTCGACGGTGTCCACCATCGGACAGTCGAGTTCCGCTGCGAAGCGGATCGACTGCTGCACGTACTGCACGCCGTAGGCCGAGCCGTCCGGCCCCATGAGCGGATACGAGCCGTCGATCTGCGAAATCATCAACCCTTTCGAGTCGCAGTAGCGCTTGAGCGCGCGCGGATTCGATTGCAGCGAGATGCCCGGCTCGTAGCCCATCGCCTGGATGAAATACTGACCGTGGATGGCCGCGAATTCGAGGTGTTTGAGGCCGTATTTGACCGCGCATTCCGCGGCCTGCTTGAAACTGCCGCTCAACGGCCGCCAATTGTCCGTGTGCATGCCCAATTCGATCATGGTCGTGTCCTCCCGCGTTGCATCTGGCGCTTCCGGTCGCGCGAAAACCGATTCTACTACACTGCGGCCCCGCAAAACCCGCAGCCCGCAGCGCGCCGCAATCGGCGAAGGCGTGGCCGGGGATGACCTTCTCGCAGGGTTGATGAGGCCGCACCTTCGGCTTGTCGAAGACCCGGACCGCTTCGACCTCAA encodes:
- a CDS encoding sugar phosphate isomerase/epimerase; translated protein: MIELGMHTDNWRPLSGSFKQAAECAVKYGLKHLEFAAIHGQYFIQAMGYEPGISLQSNPRALKRYCDSKGLMISQIDGSYPLMGPDGSAYGVQYVQQSIRFAAELDCPMVDTVDGAFEIEGFTRDEVFRITCDNYRQVLSWAEDYKIVINVEPHGPYTNDPEFMLKLFKHFDSEWLRCNFDTGNSFIAGHDPLEYMKTLRPYISHCHIKDVSAGLAAAVRGEETGIACS